In Candidatus Sodalis pierantonius str. SOPE, one DNA window encodes the following:
- a CDS encoding phage tail protein: MTTGGSDSVKLTVDNLPAHNHTFSANTSSFDYGNKETNWFDYGEKGTDVNGGHTHTIDGKNAEGRDTQLSFMSRTNSQTASKSTSGAGEHSHTVNIGGHRHSVGIGAHSHSVSGATKNTGSSAELAVTNAYIKLMGWYRVS, translated from the coding sequence ATGACGACAGGTGGATCTGACTCAGTAAAACTTACTGTTGATAATCTTCCTGCGCATAACCATACGTTCTCGGCAAATACCAGTTCATTCGATTACGGAAATAAAGAGACCAACTGGTTTGATTATGGGGAAAAGGGCACCGATGTAAATGGAGGTCACACTCATACTATAGATGGCAAAAATGCAGAAGGAAGAGATACTCAGCTTTCTTTTATGTCAAGAACTAATTCTCAGACAGCGTCAAAATCAACCTCTGGGGCTGGAGAACATTCACATACAGTTAATATTGGTGGACATCGACATTCTGTTGGTATAGGAGCTCATTCTCATTCGGTATCAGGAGCGACGAAAAATACGGGTTCAAGTGCAGAACTGGCGGTGACGAACGCCTACATAAAATTAATGGGGTGGTATCGAGTGTCTTAA
- a CDS encoding acyltransferase family protein: MSQRLKTMQVLRGIAAISVLFFHYRFYLKGNDTSGSSLWDILFGWGIIGVDIFFVISGFIMVYIIHYYYHGWRSSTRFLLNRATRVIPLYYFCLLVAFLLGGAMSTFHYPEKTQNLFSALTFTVYKTNITPHYIDDDEIYNIRWTLNYEIYFYIVFALCMLVKPRLITLLIYGLLVTCIIPVFLGFQPTLSSQGYKFQTAIYGLLSNPIILEFYIGAIIGYLYISLKKQKLSFNLESTSLFISCILLIFIPYGVCSGKISALNFYSTIIISFFILAITLAEPLISNKIPNNIVYLGDISFSLYLLHNSIGMSIMKRIDTSHNNSIISWLVVLMAITASVIAAHFTHKYIEVKFTSWLKQKCATQIANTKI, translated from the coding sequence ATGAGCCAAAGATTAAAAACAATGCAGGTTCTTCGTGGTATTGCTGCCATATCAGTTCTTTTTTTCCACTACAGATTTTACTTAAAAGGAAACGATACTTCAGGTTCTTCCTTGTGGGATATCTTATTTGGGTGGGGCATCATAGGTGTTGATATTTTTTTTGTGATTAGTGGTTTTATTATGGTTTATATCATACATTATTATTATCATGGATGGCGCTCATCAACTCGATTTTTACTAAATCGAGCAACGAGGGTTATTCCATTATACTACTTTTGCCTACTTGTCGCTTTTCTACTAGGCGGCGCAATGAGTACATTTCATTATCCTGAAAAAACACAAAATTTATTTAGCGCACTTACTTTTACAGTCTATAAAACCAACATAACTCCACATTACATTGATGATGACGAAATATACAACATTCGTTGGACTCTCAATTATGAAATTTATTTTTATATTGTTTTTGCGTTGTGTATGTTAGTTAAGCCTAGACTCATAACTCTTTTGATCTACGGCTTACTTGTAACGTGCATAATACCTGTTTTTTTAGGGTTTCAACCTACGCTTAGTTCGCAGGGTTACAAATTTCAAACAGCAATATATGGTTTGCTTTCAAATCCGATTATTCTTGAATTTTACATTGGTGCCATAATTGGATATTTATACATTTCATTGAAAAAACAGAAGTTGTCTTTTAATTTAGAATCAACATCTCTTTTTATATCTTGTATCTTGTTGATCTTTATTCCTTATGGAGTGTGCTCTGGAAAAATTAGCGCGTTAAATTTTTATAGCACTATCATAATCAGTTTTTTTATCCTAGCTATAACACTAGCAGAACCTCTAATTTCAAATAAAATACCTAACAATATAGTTTATTTAGGTGATATTTCCTTTTCTCTTTATCTGCTGCATAATTCTATTGGCATGAGCATAATGAAACGGATTGATACCTCTCATAATAATTCAATTATTTCTTGGCTTGTTGTGCTAATGGCAATTACTGCGTCTGTAATTGCTGCTCATTTCACGCACAAGTATATCGAGGTGAAATTCACATCTTGGCTCAAGCAAAAATGTGCAACTCAAATAGCAAATACAAAAATCTAA
- a CDS encoding Rpn family recombination-promoting nuclease/putative transposase, whose translation MTKSSLSQHDALFKKFLGDIAVARDFLEIHLPEHLRKRCDFSTLAMESGSFIEGDLKNQCSDMLYSMKTTTGHDGYVYCLIEHQSGPEKLMAFRLLWYAVAAMQRHLEQGNDQLPVVIPLLFYHGRTSPYPYTTRWLDCFADPELAESVYRQAFPLVDITAMPDDEILSHRRIALLELVQKHIRTRNMLELAADIARLLNLWAIPKEQFRSLMYYIAERGNTSDESRFLQHIATKATDYREDIMTIAEQLEAKGEQRGIQKGIQQGMQLGEQKGIEKGEKLASLKIARQLLANGAERNLIKIAIGLSDHELNELAR comes from the coding sequence ATGACAAAATCCTCATTATCCCAACACGACGCCCTGTTCAAAAAGTTCCTCGGCGACATCGCTGTAGCTCGTGACTTTCTGGAAATCCATCTGCCGGAACACCTGCGCAAGCGCTGCGATTTCAGCACACTGGCGATGGAGTCCGGCAGCTTCATCGAGGGCGACCTTAAGAACCAATGCTCGGACATGCTGTATTCGATGAAGACCACGACGGGCCATGATGGCTACGTCTACTGTCTCATTGAGCACCAGAGCGGCCCGGAAAAGCTGATGGCGTTTCGGTTGCTATGGTATGCGGTAGCTGCCATGCAGCGCCACCTTGAGCAGGGCAATGACCAGCTTCCTGTCGTCATCCCCCTGCTGTTTTATCACGGGCGTACCTCGCCTTATCCCTACACTACCCGCTGGCTGGATTGCTTTGCTGACCCTGAACTGGCAGAATCAGTCTACAGGCAAGCATTCCCGCTGGTTGATATCACGGCTATGCCGGATGATGAAATACTGTCTCATCGGCGGATAGCTCTGCTAGAATTGGTGCAGAAGCACATCAGAACGCGGAATATGTTAGAACTGGCTGCTGATATCGCCCGGTTGCTGAATTTATGGGCGATACCAAAAGAGCAGTTCCGCAGCTTGATGTACTATATCGCAGAGCGGGGAAATACTTCTGATGAATCGCGATTCCTACAACATATCGCCACCAAAGCAACTGATTACCGGGAGGATATCATGACCATTGCAGAGCAGCTTGAAGCCAAAGGTGAGCAAAGGGGCATCCAGAAGGGCATCCAGCAAGGTATGCAGCTTGGTGAGCAGAAAGGCATAGAAAAAGGTGAAAAGCTGGCCTCACTCAAGATTGCCCGGCAGCTGTTGGCTAACGGTGCTGAGCGAAATCTTATCAAAATCGCTATAGGCCTATCTGACCATGAATTGAATGAATTGGCTCGTTAG
- a CDS encoding Rha family transcriptional regulator, protein MTLHSSLAAPKVSIHNGKAITTSLDVAVYFGKLHKNVIRSIETLDCSPEFNRLNFEPVDYIDAKGEKRPMYTMTKDGFVFLVMGFTGKKAAAFKEAYIAEFNRMEAALTYPNYSQATLLVQQQQLILQLWLISFSALSTKASLSPQVAAVTTTSPPAESTSKPLSGTSSPKMSRARS, encoded by the coding sequence ATGACACTTCACTCATCCCTTGCTGCACCTAAAGTCAGTATCCATAACGGTAAAGCTATAACTACGTCATTAGACGTTGCCGTCTATTTTGGTAAGCTGCACAAGAACGTTATCCGTAGTATTGAGACTTTGGATTGCTCGCCAGAATTTAACCGGCTCAATTTTGAGCCCGTTGATTACATTGATGCTAAAGGCGAAAAACGCCCAATGTATACCATGACCAAGGACGGTTTCGTCTTCCTCGTCATGGGATTTACCGGCAAAAAGGCCGCCGCGTTCAAGGAAGCTTACATTGCTGAGTTTAACCGCATGGAAGCGGCGCTTACCTATCCAAATTACAGTCAAGCAACATTACTGGTACAGCAGCAACAGTTGATCTTGCAGCTTTGGTTGATAAGCTTCAGCGCATTATCCACGAAGGCGAGTTTATCCCCGCAGGTAGCCGCCGTAACTACAACCTCCCCGCCAGCAGAAAGCACGAGCAAACCATTATCAGGGACTTCCTCACCAAAGATGAGTCGAGCGCGATCCTGA
- a CDS encoding IS5-like element ISSoEn1 family transposase yields the protein MAKQKFKITNWPAYNNALRQRGDLTVWLDESAIAAWTESTPPEHRGRPLHYTDMAITTVLMIKRVFNLSLRALQGFVDSIFKLMGLSLRCPDYSLVSRRAKTVDISIKTPTRGEISHLVIDGTGLKVFGEGEWKVRQHGAERRRVWRKLHLAVDSVTHEIICADLSLSGTTDAQALPGLINQTHRKIREASADSAYDTRYCHDALLRKKIKPLIPPRSGAQYWPARYHERNHAVANQHLSGNNDTWKKKVGYHRRSLAETAMFRFKTLLGGHLSLHDYDAQVGEAMAMVKALNRITLLGMPNSVRIM from the coding sequence ATGGCAAAGCAAAAGTTTAAAATTACCAACTGGCCCGCATATAACAATGCGCTCAGGCAGCGGGGGGACCTGACAGTATGGCTTGATGAGTCAGCCATTGCTGCATGGACTGAGAGTACACCACCTGAACATCGTGGCCGGCCGCTTCACTACACCGATATGGCCATTACCACGGTTCTGATGATAAAGCGCGTGTTTAACCTTTCGCTCCGGGCGTTACAGGGTTTCGTTGACTCGATTTTTAAACTGATGGGGCTGTCGCTGCGCTGCCCAGATTACTCTCTGGTCAGCCGGCGAGCAAAAACCGTCGACATCAGCATAAAAACGCCAACCCGCGGCGAAATCTCACACCTGGTCATCGATGGCACCGGCCTGAAAGTCTTCGGCGAAGGCGAATGGAAAGTCAGGCAGCATGGGGCTGAGAGGCGCAGAGTATGGCGCAAGCTTCATCTGGCAGTAGATAGCGTGACACATGAAATTATCTGTGCCGATTTATCGCTAAGCGGTACGACAGATGCGCAGGCGCTGCCCGGGCTGATTAACCAAACCCACCGGAAAATCAGGGAAGCGTCGGCTGACAGTGCTTACGATACGCGTTACTGTCATGATGCTCTGCTGAGGAAAAAAATAAAGCCTCTTATCCCACCGCGAAGTGGTGCGCAATATTGGCCAGCTCGATACCATGAGCGTAACCATGCGGTGGCAAATCAGCATCTGAGCGGCAATAACGATACCTGGAAAAAGAAAGTAGGTTATCACCGGCGTTCACTGGCTGAAACGGCCATGTTCCGGTTTAAAACACTTCTGGGTGGTCATCTGAGTCTGCATGACTATGACGCGCAGGTAGGTGAGGCAATGGCAATGGTTAAAGCACTTAACCGGATCACACTGTTAGGAATGCCAAACAGCGTCCGCATCATGTAA
- a CDS encoding lysozyme, producing the protein MSRLSKAVITLIISGASAAVILPQFLNEKEANHIKAYKDSGGVWTICRGLTNIDGKPVNANMKFSTAQCEAFNKQEEANALAWVERNVQVQLSEPQKAAVASFCYWNIGSGKCQGSTFWRKLNAGDRKGACAELNRWVFDGGKDCRLTKGMKHGCYGQIERRKQEEELCLAN; encoded by the coding sequence ATGAGCCGCCTAAGTAAGGCTGTAATCACACTGATCATATCTGGCGCAAGTGCTGCGGTAATCTTACCCCAATTTCTTAACGAAAAAGAAGCAAATCACATCAAGGCATACAAAGATTCTGGCGGCGTTTGGACAATATGCCGAGGTCTAACCAACATCGACGGTAAACCAGTAAATGCCAATATGAAATTCAGTACAGCACAGTGCGAAGCATTCAATAAGCAAGAAGAGGCTAACGCGCTGGCATGGGTCGAGCGTAATGTCCAAGTCCAGCTTAGTGAACCACAGAAAGCCGCAGTAGCGTCATTCTGCTACTGGAACATCGGCTCCGGTAAGTGCCAAGGTTCTACATTCTGGCGCAAACTCAATGCTGGTGATCGCAAGGGAGCTTGCGCGGAATTAAACCGCTGGGTGTTTGACGGAGGTAAAGATTGCCGACTGACTAAAGGAATGAAGCATGGATGCTACGGTCAGATTGAGCGCAGGAAGCAGGAGGAAGAACTATGCTTAGCAAACTGA
- the rsmB gene encoding 16S rRNA (cytosine(967)-C(5))-methyltransferase RsmB, with protein MKTHYNLRVIAAKAVAQVLDQGQSLGALLPPLQASLNEKDRALLQELCFGIMRVLPQLEWILRQLMEKPLTGKQRPVHYLLMVGLYQLIYTRIPAHAALAETVEGAVALKRPPLKGLINGVLRQFQRQQAALLAEAAQLDIRHLHPSWLQKRILAAWPAQYAQIIDANNQRPPMWLRVNRRHHSRDAYLALLADAAIAAVAHPQLPDAIKLEVPCNVGRLPGFDRGWVTVQDASAQDCALLLAPQDGETILDLCAAPGGKTTHLLEIAPAARVTAVDVDGQRAARIHDNLQRLGMQAEIIIGDGRTPEDWCDNRLFNRILLDAPCSATGVIRRHPDIKWLRRDGDIAELAELQRQILHAAWRTLKPGGTLLYATCSILPEENRGQIATFLAGHPDARLQETGDAAAPGLQCLPSPASGDGFFYAKMIKGTQVP; from the coding sequence ATGAAAACACACTATAATCTCCGCGTTATCGCCGCCAAGGCAGTAGCGCAGGTGCTGGACCAAGGCCAGTCTCTCGGCGCCCTGTTACCGCCGTTACAGGCGTCCTTGAACGAAAAGGACCGGGCGCTGCTGCAGGAGCTCTGTTTCGGTATTATGCGCGTCCTGCCACAGTTGGAATGGATCCTGCGCCAGCTGATGGAAAAACCGTTGACCGGTAAACAGCGGCCGGTTCATTACCTGCTCATGGTCGGTTTGTATCAGTTGATCTACACCCGCATCCCTGCCCATGCCGCGCTGGCGGAGACGGTAGAGGGCGCGGTGGCGCTGAAACGGCCGCCGCTCAAGGGGTTGATTAACGGCGTGTTGCGCCAGTTCCAACGCCAGCAGGCAGCCTTGCTGGCCGAGGCCGCGCAACTGGACATCCGCCACCTGCATCCCTCCTGGCTGCAAAAACGGATCCTGGCCGCCTGGCCGGCGCAGTATGCGCAGATAATCGACGCCAACAACCAACGGCCGCCGATGTGGCTACGGGTCAACCGCCGGCACCACAGCCGTGACGCCTATCTGGCGCTGCTGGCCGATGCGGCTATCGCCGCCGTCGCGCACCCGCAGTTGCCCGACGCGATCAAGCTGGAGGTACCGTGCAACGTCGGCCGCCTGCCCGGCTTCGATCGGGGCTGGGTAACGGTGCAGGATGCATCGGCACAGGACTGCGCCTTGCTGCTGGCACCGCAGGACGGCGAGACCATCCTCGATCTGTGCGCCGCCCCCGGCGGCAAGACCACCCATCTTTTGGAGATCGCGCCCGCGGCGCGAGTCACCGCGGTGGATGTGGACGGGCAGCGTGCGGCACGAATCCATGACAATCTGCAGCGGCTGGGCATGCAGGCGGAGATCATCATTGGCGACGGGCGTACGCCGGAAGACTGGTGCGATAATCGGCTTTTCAATCGCATCCTGCTGGATGCGCCCTGCTCCGCGACGGGCGTTATACGCCGGCATCCGGATATCAAATGGCTGCGCCGCGACGGGGATATCGCCGAGCTGGCCGAACTGCAGCGGCAGATCCTGCACGCCGCCTGGAGGACCCTAAAGCCCGGCGGCACGTTGCTGTATGCCACCTGTTCAATTCTGCCGGAGGAAAACCGCGGCCAAATCGCCACTTTTCTCGCCGGCCATCCTGACGCCCGGTTGCAGGAAACGGGCGATGCCGCCGCTCCCGGTTTGCAATGCTTACCGTCGCCGGCGTCGGGCGATGGTTTCTTTTACGCTAAGATGATAAAAGGGACGCAAGTCCCCTGA
- the mscL gene encoding large-conductance mechanosensitive channel protein MscL, whose amino-acid sequence MRGNVVDLAVGIIIGAAFGKIVSSLVANVIMPPLGLLIGEIDFKQFSWVLKPAQGDTPAVVMEYGIFLQNIFDFIIVAFAVFCIIKLINRMHRKEAEKPAEPPKPSAEETLLTEIRDLLKQQNNAVAPGTTTISGQTPPPKL is encoded by the coding sequence ATGCGTGGCAACGTGGTCGACCTGGCGGTCGGTATTATCATCGGTGCCGCTTTCGGCAAAATCGTCTCTTCTTTAGTGGCCAACGTCATCATGCCGCCGCTGGGGTTGCTGATCGGAGAAATTGATTTTAAGCAATTCAGTTGGGTGCTCAAGCCGGCGCAGGGAGACACGCCGGCGGTGGTCATGGAGTATGGTATTTTCTTGCAAAACATCTTTGATTTCATCATAGTAGCCTTTGCCGTGTTCTGTATCATTAAACTTATTAACAGAATGCATCGCAAAGAGGCGGAAAAACCGGCCGAGCCGCCCAAACCGAGTGCGGAAGAGACACTACTCACCGAGATCCGCGATCTCTTGAAACAGCAAAACAATGCCGTAGCGCCGGGTACAACGACGATAAGCGGCCAAACGCCGCCGCCTAAACTCTAA
- a CDS encoding alternative ribosome-rescue factor A, producing the protein MKENYRHTKGTIHDNALAALLYDPLFRQRRAKNKKGKGSYNRKHQQGKNWEASGKRIIDTVATGFLVCCRTASGLTFSAAAR; encoded by the coding sequence ATGAAAGAAAACTATCGCCACACCAAAGGCACTATTCATGACAACGCGCTTGCGGCACTGCTGTACGATCCGCTGTTTCGTCAACGGCGCGCAAAAAATAAGAAAGGGAAGGGCAGTTACAATCGTAAACACCAGCAGGGGAAGAACTGGGAGGCCAGTGGCAAACGCATCATTGATACGGTTGCCACTGGTTTTCTGGTTTGCTGTCGAACAGCGAGTGGATTAACGTTTTCGGCTGCGGCCCGTTAA
- a CDS encoding DUF1992 domain-containing protein, which produces MGIVDDWAERHIQQAQQAGEFDALPGYGKPQQLDDDSAVPETLRTGYRLLKNAGYLPAELQDRKEALQLADLLHTLCEDDPRFAPLDARLRLLEMKLRQSGLSTDFLHQHYQQQLRARFART; this is translated from the coding sequence ATGGGCATTGTGGACGACTGGGCCGAACGTCATATACAGCAAGCGCAGCAGGCGGGAGAGTTTGATGCGCTGCCCGGCTATGGCAAGCCGCAGCAGTTGGATGACGACAGCGCTGTGCCGGAAACGCTGCGTACAGGCTACCGGTTACTTAAAAACGCCGGCTACCTGCCGGCGGAGCTGCAGGATCGCAAAGAAGCCTTGCAGCTTGCGGATCTGCTCCACACGCTGTGCGAGGACGACCCTCGTTTCGCGCCTCTGGATGCCAGGCTGCGGCTGTTGGAGATGAAGCTGCGACAGTCCGGGCTCAGCACAGATTTTTTACATCAGCATTACCAGCAACAACTGCGCGCGCGTTTTGCCCGAACCTGA